A region of Labeo rohita strain BAU-BD-2019 unplaced genomic scaffold, IGBB_LRoh.1.0 scaffold_285, whole genome shotgun sequence DNA encodes the following proteins:
- the LOC127160066 gene encoding interferon-induced very large GTPase 1-like, which translates to MYEDKIKFIEQQKQKELMRLLPVDYEEERQKDIESMKMCCSQTASSLKRDETSQNQKLGPKNYEQLKNLYHRLDLTKMHQNKMRIADTLEIKSSLQFQKPQKENELVNSFLQKLMNLNYRARYTVIKHCNQEAEEDKTDIHPMDIQMAVFHCADGFLKQLMVTKLSQCQYALPLLVPDPFTQQTEFPLWTFRQINKSWKMKNSNNEIISQTQPVYKAETKMVAFFRFGSLSSSKSQLMNSLINEKHNTFFHRNCPGSSRTRLLMDGVVEIAWHCPSGKKTETFDDCVAFCNLHGDAAANEKQYEILTSMASVNVLFLPDFGQKNHYKGLVRSLFKSPQPLICLLTDNNCDKTELGNGKFIIGLLNKNQSDVSEQIREMIIVTLNKQKKRFKLEDVAKHTGISVDEDDPECQRGKQAADQIMELLNGKDPSTVKETILPCQGKLWHDWCKINKELHHLRGENLEEDKSTKHKIMRNIREKQMEQGLSEFMRNFFDTMKSQKDNEKKYFLRWMMKLLDDFTSENLCKLHKVYAVKWHEVSALKTMPDKSDQLQTEQTNLEKISDQINRTSFGLEHILREFGQIYESWSSVKKIKDCFFPSLAAEMMISGFPMELMDGDAAHVPLTWITAVLDELVKTLGEQTKIFVLSILGIQSSGKSTMLNAMFGLQFTVSAGRCTRGAFMRLIKVSEEIKTELKFDYILVVDTEGLRAPELAGRSTAHCDNEMATFVVGLGNMTLINIFGENPSEMQDILQIVVQAFLRMKKVRLNPSCMFVHQNVSDITAGEKNMEGRRRLQEKLDEMTKVAAREEECDTECFSDVIAFDVQNNVKYFAQLWEGSPPMAPPNPNYCENILELKQTILTHASKSDGIMLTHLRDRIQDLWEALLNEKFVFSFKNSQEIATYKKLQTEYSKWAWSLRSEMLEIENKLHTQIENEEIHDVEETDLQEQLNAKSEEVKKTMSKFFEKDRDASILNQWKASFEIKIKELQENIVRETKRELNEVLHQRKLKKKIDDQRTQHENTLFEQSKEFALKFKDSANDENVMKKGFDSFWKQQTAVIIRDTPIVKDIETLKDVKKLLCETHDNLHSVYLEENCKLRHMFHLPSFSEYVKVQKSNVFTQTVNTVMQMLGRALSKEDEIQIRALITDIAEETDKMIQSYNIAKVGYNISYIQQLLNYIKTRLTKHEEETNVKYVFKRQFFVDLVSYICHRMNKTITDQHKIFREANDPVLYFERKNEEYYRIFQKYCQGASSTAIFAEFVSNKLKDPIQQNVYKKIARDLADEMRANCESLNGNRSNLEKHILKTLAEKQDFNAYMTYIKNPKEHFKNFIRDKVSQYITERFEECVQPKMKNSIKLLEEKIMKAAQESTKQSNTSFWLHHFTQQLSGVLVFSINSASTRNLRTQNILSHNTLYRYRLPFTLYHIFLNLNSFIITLVHLNYSLFIYRLRSFNLHILSSRLIYIMYHSIHIVLLLIHVRLNFMRTSELFVANVTAFKTL; encoded by the exons ATGTATGAAGACAAAATTAAGTTCATAGAACAACAGAAGCAAAAGGAACTAATGAGACTACTCCCAGTGGACTATGAAGAAGAGAGACAAAAAGATATAGAGAGCATGAAAATGTGCTGTTCCCAAACAGCCTCTTCTCTAAAG AGAGATGAAACGAGCCAAAACCAAAAGCTTGGACCAAAAAACTATGAACAGCTCAAAAACCTTTACCATAGACTAGATctgacaaaaatgcatcaaaataaaatgagaatagCAGACACTCTTGAAATCAAGTCTTCACTTCAGTTCCAGAAGCCACAGAAGGAGAATGAACTGGTAAactcatttttacaaaagctGATGAACTTGAACTACAGAGCAAGATACACTGTCATAAAACATTGTAATCAAGAAGCTGAAGAAGACAAGACTGATATACACCCAATGGATATTCAGATGGCTGTTTTTCATTGTGCTGATGGTTTTCTGAAGCAGTTAATGGTGACTAAACTCTCACAGTGTCAGTATGCGCTGCCTCTGCTTGTTCCTGATCCATTCACACAACAGACTGAGTTTCCTCTCTGGACATTCAGACAAATCAACAAGAGCTGGAAGATGAAGAACAGCAACAATGAGATCATCAGTCAAACCCAGCCAGTCTACAAGGCTGAGACTAAAATGGTGGCTTTCTTCAGGTTTGGCTCTCTGTCTTCATCTAAGTCTCAGCTGATGAACAGCCTCATCAATGAGAAACACAACACGTTCTTCCACAGGAACTGCCCAGGCAGCAGCAGAACCAGATTACTGATGGATGGAGTGGTGGAGATCGCCTGGCACTGTCCTTCTGGGAAAAAGACAGAAACATTTGATGACTGTGTTGCTTTCTGTAATCTTCATGGTGATGCAGCAGCCAATGAGAAACAATATGAGATTTTGACCAGTATGGCTTCTGTAAACGTCCTCTTCTTACCAGATTTTGGACAGAAGAACCACTACAAGGGTTTGGTGAGATCACTCTTCAAATCTCCTCAGCCTCTCATTTGTCTGCTCACTGACAATAACTGTGATAAAACTGAACTGGGGAATGGAAAATTCATAATTGGTCTTTTGAACAAAAACCAATCTGATGTATCTGAGCAAATAAGAGAGATGATCATAGTAACTTTGAACAAGCAGAAAAAGAGGTTCAAACTTGAAGATGTGGCCAAACACACAGGAATCAGCGTAGATGAGGATGATCCAGAGTGCCAGAGAGGAAAACAAGCAGCAGATCAGATCATGGAATTACTGAATGGAAAGGATCCTTCAACAGTGAAAGAAACAATCCTGCCCTGTCAGGGGAAACTGTGGCATGACTGGTGCAAAATTAACAAAGAGCTGCATCATCTACGAGGAGAAAATCTAGAGGAAGATAAAAGTACCAAACATAAGATAATGAGAAATATCAGGGAAAAACAGATGGAACAAGGGTTGAGTGAGTTTATGAGGAACTTTTTTGATACGATGAAATCACAGAAAGacaatgaaaaaaagtatttcctCAGATGGATGATGAAACTGTTGGATGATTTTACTTCAGAGAACCTCTGTAAACTTCATAAGGTGTATGCTGTAAAATGGCATGAAGTCTCAGCATTGAAAACAATGCCTGACAAATCAGATCAACTGCAGACTGAACAAACAAATCTGGAAAAAATATCAGATCAAATTAACAGGACAAGTTTTGGCTTGGAGCACATTTTGAGAGAGTTTGGTCAGATCTATGAATCATGGTCATCTGTGAAAAAGATCAAGGACTGTTTTTTCCCGAGTCTTGCAGCAGAGATGATGATCTCTGGATTTCCCATGGAGCTGATGGATGGAGATGCTGCTCATGTTCCTCTCACCTGGATCACTGCTGTTTTAGACGAACTTGTTAAAACACTGGGAGAACAGACCAAAATCTTTGTGCTGTCAATTTTAGGAATTCAGAGCTCTGGCAAATCCACCATGCTGAATGCCATGTTTGGACTCCAGTTTACAGTCAGTGCTGGCAGGTGCACCAGAGGAGCTTTCATGCGGCTAATCAAAGTATCAGAAGAGATAAAAACAGAGCTGAAGTTTGACTACATTCTGGTTGTTGATACTGAAGGTCTTCGTGCACCAGAACTGGCTGGAAGGTCAACAGCACATTGTGACAATGAAATGGCCACATTTGTTGTTGGTCTTGGAAATATGACTCTAATCAACATCTTTGGAGAAAACCCATCTGAGATGCAGGACATTCTTCAGATTGTTGTCCAGGCCTTCTTGAGAATGAAGAAGGTCAGACTGAATCCCAGCTGCATGTTTGTGCATCAGAATGTCTCAGATATTACAGCTGGAGAGAAAAACATGGAGGGAAGGAGACGACTGCAGGAGAAACTGGATGAAATGACAAAAGTCGCTGCTAGAGAGGAAGAATGTGATACAGAATGTTTCAGTGATGTCATTGCATTCGATGTACAGAACAATGTGAAGTATTTCGCTCAGCTCTGGGAGGGCAGTCCACCCATGGCACCACCAAACCCAAACTACTGTGAGAACATTCTAGAGctaaaacaaactattttaacaCATGCTTCAAAATCAGACGGCATAATGCTGACACACCTTAGAGACCGTATTCAAGATCTCTGGGAGGCTTTGCTAAATGAAAAGTTTGTGTTCAGCTTCAAAAATTCCCAGGAAATTGCAACATACAAGAAATTACAGACCGAATACAGCAAATGGGCCTGGAGTCTTCGGAGTGAAATGCTGGAAATTGAAAACAAGCTTCACACCCAAATAGAAAATGAAGAAATTCATGACGTTGAGGAAACTGATCTTCAAGAACAACTAAATGCAAAAAGTGAAGAAGTGAAAAAGACAATGTCTAAATTCTTTGAGAAAGACAGAGATGCAAGTATACTGAATCAGTGGAAAGCTTCATTTGAGATAAAAATCAAAGAGCTTCAAGAAAACATTGTGAGGGAAACTAAGAGAGAATTAAATGAAGTTCTTCATCAGCGTAAGCTAAAGAAAAAGATTGATGATCAGAGGACACAACATGAAAACACTCTCTTTGAGCAGAGCAAAGAATTTGCCCTAAAATTTAAAGATTCTGCAAATGATGAAAATGTCATGAAAAAAGGTTTTGATTCCTTTTGGAAACAACAGACAGCTGTGATAATCAGAGACACTCCTATAGTCAAAGACATTGAAACATTAAAAGACGTAAAGAAACTCCTCTGTGAGACCCATGACAATCTCCATTCAGTCTACCTGGAAGAAAACTGTAAGCTCAGACATATGTTCCATTTGCCAAGCTTTTCAGAGTATGTAAAGGTACAGAAATCTAATGTATTTACACAAACTGTAAACACTGTAATGCAGATGTTAGGTCGAGCTTTATCTAAAGAGGATGAAATTCAGATAAGAGCCTTAATCACAGACATTGCTGAGGAGACTGATAAAATGATTCAGTCATATAACATTGCAAAGGTGGGCTACAACATTAGCTACATTCAACAACTCCTGAATTACATAAAGACAAGATTAACAAAGCATGAGGAAGAGACAAATGTGAAATATGTGTTCAAAAGACAATTCTTTGTGGATTTGGTAAGTTACATATGTCACAGAATGAACAAGACAATCACTGATCAACACAAAATTTTCAGGGAAGCAAATGATCCTGTTCTCTATTTTGAGAGGAAGAATGAAGAGTACTACAGAATATTCCAGAAATACTGTCAAGGAGCATCATCAACTGCTATTTTTGCTGAATTTGTTTCTAATAAACTCAAAGATCCCATTCAGCAGAATGTCTACAAAAAAATTGCCAGAGATTTAGCAGATGAAATGAGGGCAAACTGTGAATCACTAAATGGGAACAGATCAAACCTGGAGAAACACATCCTGAAAACGCTGGCAGAAAAACAGGATTTCAACGCATACATGacttacattaaaaatcctaaagAACATTTCAAGAACTTCATCAGAGATAAAGTCAGTCAATACATCACTGAAAGATTTGAAGAGTGTGTTCAACCCAAGATGAAAAACAGCATTAAACTGCTGGAGGAGAAGATCATGAAAGCAGCACAAGAATCTACCAAACAGTCTAACACTTCTTTCTGGTTACATCATTTCACCCAACAGCTCTCTGGTGTTCTGGTATTCTCTATCAACTCCGCTAGTACTCGCAATCTCAGAACTCAAAACATTCTCAGCCATAACACCTTGTACAGGTACAGACTGCCTTTCACCCTGTACCACATTTTCCTGAACCTCAATTCCTTCATTATCACTCTG